The Anabaena sp. WA102 genome contains a region encoding:
- a CDS encoding transposase — protein sequence MRLKNFPEVVKTILKPLPKKDYPVLDTFSFVSVWLQYVMDKSIVSMRDLFQRLNNQGIDLKISNFSKASKKRDTQVFLEIITELNNQLRKKKGKEETQALFPIDSTIITLTSKLLWSQGYHQVKLFCGLDSLTSEVGGMVIHFGQGHDHKYGQETVEAIPSKGVGIMDRGFASSERISELKQQKNKAFVLRIKNNVTLEMLENGNCKVGKDEREVEIRVVAFCDIETKSEFRLATNLLNEGEEQVSNQEIMEIYIQRWQIELLWKFLKMHLKLDRLMTKNENGIRIQIMCCLIAYLILQLIEIPQEFGKTLLDKLRYLQSYMCQEISYVHWFRKLIWIR from the coding sequence ATGCGCTTAAAGAATTTTCCAGAAGTGGTCAAAACAATATTGAAACCATTGCCCAAAAAAGATTATCCAGTTCTGGACACATTTTCATTTGTATCAGTGTGGTTACAGTATGTCATGGATAAAAGTATAGTGAGTATGAGAGATTTATTTCAAAGACTAAATAATCAAGGGATAGATTTAAAAATATCAAATTTTTCCAAGGCAAGTAAAAAGAGAGATACTCAAGTATTTTTGGAGATAATAACTGAATTAAACAATCAACTGAGAAAGAAAAAAGGAAAGGAAGAAACCCAAGCATTATTTCCTATAGATTCAACAATTATTACATTAACAAGTAAATTATTATGGAGTCAAGGATATCATCAAGTAAAACTATTTTGTGGGTTAGATAGTTTGACATCAGAAGTTGGTGGAATGGTGATTCATTTTGGGCAAGGACATGACCATAAATATGGACAAGAAACAGTAGAAGCAATTCCGTCAAAAGGAGTAGGGATAATGGATAGAGGATTTGCATCCTCCGAAAGAATATCTGAATTAAAACAACAAAAAAATAAAGCTTTTGTCTTAAGAATTAAAAATAATGTCACTTTAGAAATGCTAGAAAATGGTAATTGTAAAGTTGGCAAAGATGAAAGAGAAGTGGAAATTAGAGTAGTAGCATTTTGTGATATAGAAACTAAGAGTGAATTTCGTTTAGCAACAAACTTATTAAATGAAGGAGAAGAGCAAGTTAGTAATCAAGAGATTATGGAAATTTACATACAAAGATGGCAAATTGAATTGTTATGGAAATTCTTAAAAATGCACCTCAAGTTAGACAGACTTATGACAAAGAATGAGAATGGAATTAGAATTCAGATAATGTGCTGTTTAATCGCTTATTTGATATTGCAACTAATAGAAATACCGCAAGAATTTGGCAAAACTTTATTAGATAAACTCCGTTATCTTCAGTCCTATATGTGTCAGGAAATAAGTTATGTTCATTGGTTTAGAAAACTTATTTGGATAAGATGA
- a CDS encoding IS4 family transposase, which produces MQHFWVKTILKPLPKKDYPVLDTFSFVSVWLQYVMDKSIVSMRDLFQRLNNQGIDLKISNFSKASKKRDTQVFLEIITELNNQLRKKKGKEETQALFPIDSTIITLTSKLLWSQGYHQVKLFCGLDSLTSEVGGMVIHFGQGHDHKYGQETVEAIPSKGVGIMDRGFASSERISELKQQKNKAFVLRIKNNVTLEMLENGNCKVGKDEREVEIRVVAFCDIETKSEFRLATNLLNEGEEQVSNQEIMEIYIQRWQIELLWKFLKMHLKLDRLMTKNENGIRIQIMCCLIAYLILQLIEIPQEFGKTLLDKLRYLQSYMCQEISYVHWFRKLIWIR; this is translated from the coding sequence ATTCAACATTTCTGGGTCAAAACAATATTGAAACCATTGCCCAAAAAAGATTATCCAGTTCTGGACACATTTTCATTTGTATCAGTGTGGTTACAGTATGTCATGGATAAAAGTATAGTGAGTATGAGAGATTTATTTCAAAGACTAAATAATCAAGGGATAGATTTAAAAATATCAAATTTTTCCAAGGCAAGTAAAAAGAGAGATACTCAAGTATTTTTGGAGATAATAACTGAATTAAACAATCAACTGAGAAAGAAAAAAGGAAAGGAAGAAACCCAAGCATTATTTCCTATAGATTCAACAATTATTACATTAACAAGTAAATTATTATGGAGTCAAGGATATCATCAAGTAAAACTATTTTGTGGGTTAGATAGTTTGACATCAGAAGTTGGTGGAATGGTGATTCATTTTGGGCAAGGACATGACCATAAATATGGACAAGAAACAGTAGAAGCAATTCCGTCAAAAGGAGTAGGGATAATGGATAGAGGATTTGCATCCTCCGAAAGAATATCTGAATTAAAACAACAAAAAAATAAAGCTTTTGTCTTAAGAATTAAAAATAATGTCACTTTAGAAATGCTAGAAAATGGTAATTGTAAAGTTGGCAAAGATGAAAGAGAAGTGGAAATTAGAGTAGTAGCATTTTGTGATATAGAAACTAAGAGTGAATTTCGTTTAGCAACAAACTTATTAAATGAAGGAGAAGAGCAAGTTAGTAATCAAGAGATTATGGAAATTTACATACAAAGATGGCAAATTGAATTGTTATGGAAATTCTTAAAAATGCACCTCAAGTTAGACAGACTTATGACAAAGAATGAGAATGGAATTAGAATTCAGATAATGTGCTGTTTAATCGCTTATTTGATATTGCAACTAATAGAAATACCGCAAGAATTTGGCAAAACTTTATTAGATAAACTCCGTTATCTTCAGTCCTATATGTGTCAGGAAATAAGTTATGTTCATTGGTTTAGAAAACTTATTTGGATAAGATGA
- a CDS encoding type II toxin-antitoxin system HicA family toxin has product MPKLPRTSSKEAIRTLERLGFYQIRQTGSHIIMKKQTLNGEIGCVVPLHPELKVGTLSGAEMLNSVIKLYILK; this is encoded by the coding sequence GTGCCTAAATTACCACGAACTTCTAGCAAAGAAGCAATTCGCACATTAGAACGTTTGGGTTTTTATCAAATTAGACAAACTGGTAGTCATATAATCATGAAAAAACAAACACTCAATGGTGAAATTGGTTGTGTTGTACCATTACATCCAGAATTAAAAGTTGGTACATTAAGCGGTGCAGAAATGTTGAATAGCGTAATAAAACTTTACATATTGAAATAA
- a CDS encoding type II toxin-antitoxin system HicB family antitoxin translates to MKTMKSRSFTVIIYKEDDMYIAECPEVGTVDQGETIEQAITGLKEATRLYLEEFPLPETSPRYVTSIEVTCA, encoded by the coding sequence ATGAAAACTATGAAAAGTCGCAGTTTCACAGTCATAATTTACAAAGAAGATGATATGTATATCGCTGAATGTCCAGAAGTTGGTACAGTAGATCAAGGAGAAACAATAGAACAAGCAATAACAGGTTTAAAAGAAGCAACACGACTTTATTTAGAAGAATTTCCTTTACCAGAAACCTCTCCTAGATATGTAACTAGCATTGAGGTTACTTGTGCCTAA
- a CDS encoding M20 family metallopeptidase, with amino-acid sequence MLNRIKDLTTNISSRLVEIRRHIHAHPELSGEEYQTAAFVAGVLSANGLHVEEGIGKTGVIGELQGTQSSDRILAIRTDMDALPIQERTSLEYASRIKGVMHACGHDIHTTVGLGTAMVLSQIASELGGKVRFLFQPAEEIAQGANWMVRDGVMNNVAAILGLHVFPSIPAGSVGIRYGALTAAADNLEIIIIGESGHGARPHEAIDAIWIAAQVITSLQQAISRTQNPLRPVVLSIGQINGGRAPNVIADKVQLLGTVRSLHPETRDKLPQWIENIVANVCNSYNAKYQVNYHRGVPSVQNDNALTQLLQSSAEEAWTNNCVRILPEPSLGAEDFSVYLEHAPGSMFRLGVGYEERIINHPLHHPQFEVDESAIITGVVTLAYAAYKYWLNSEL; translated from the coding sequence ATGCTAAACCGAATCAAAGACTTAACAACAAACATATCATCCCGCTTAGTTGAAATCCGCCGCCATATTCACGCGCATCCAGAACTTAGTGGCGAAGAATATCAAACTGCTGCCTTTGTTGCGGGTGTGTTATCCGCTAATGGCTTGCACGTAGAAGAAGGTATAGGTAAAACAGGTGTCATTGGTGAATTACAAGGAACTCAATCTAGCGATAGAATCTTAGCAATTCGCACTGATATGGATGCTTTGCCCATTCAAGAACGGACAAGCTTAGAATATGCCTCTCGGATTAAAGGAGTCATGCACGCTTGTGGACATGATATTCATACTACGGTAGGTTTGGGGACAGCGATGGTACTTTCCCAAATTGCCTCAGAATTGGGTGGAAAGGTGCGGTTTTTATTTCAACCCGCTGAGGAAATTGCCCAGGGTGCAAATTGGATGGTAAGAGATGGAGTGATGAATAATGTCGCGGCTATTTTAGGGTTGCACGTTTTTCCTTCCATTCCTGCGGGTTCAGTGGGTATTCGCTACGGTGCATTAACAGCCGCAGCAGACAATTTAGAAATTATTATTATTGGTGAATCTGGACATGGTGCGCGTCCCCATGAAGCCATAGATGCAATCTGGATTGCAGCGCAAGTGATTACATCATTGCAACAAGCTATTAGCCGTACTCAAAATCCTTTGCGTCCCGTAGTGTTGAGTATTGGACAAATTAATGGGGGAAGAGCGCCAAATGTGATTGCTGATAAAGTACAATTATTGGGAACAGTGCGATCGCTTCACCCAGAAACCCGCGACAAACTACCACAGTGGATTGAAAATATAGTTGCTAATGTTTGTAATTCTTACAATGCAAAATATCAAGTTAACTATCATCGAGGTGTACCCAGTGTCCAAAATGATAACGCCCTAACACAATTATTACAATCATCAGCGGAAGAAGCTTGGACTAATAATTGTGTACGAATTTTACCAGAACCATCTTTAGGTGCAGAAGATTTTTCTGTTTATTTAGAACACGCCCCTGGTTCAATGTTTCGTTTAGGTGTAGGCTATGAAGAGAGAATAATTAACCATCCCTTGCATCATCCTCAATTTGAAGTTGATGAATCTGCTATTATTACTGGAGTAGTCACATTAGCTTATGCAGCTTATAAATATTGGCTAAATTCAGAACTATGA